In Candidatus Polarisedimenticolaceae bacterium, the genomic stretch GACGTTCCTCGAGCCCCTTCACCGCGATGCCGATGTGATCGACGCGCGCCTTCATCGCACCTCCACCCGCTCGAGCACGCGATCGGCGGCGGTGTACGGATCGGTCCGTCCCTCCGCGATCGCGTCGAGCACCTCGCCCCACGCCTCCCCCGCCAGCACCCGGTCGCGCACGCGCCGCAGGAGCCGCTCCGCGAGGATCGCCTGAAGCCGCATCTCCGCGCGCTCGCGCCGCCGCCGCGCGCGGCGCGCGCGTCCCGGCCCCTGCGCGTACCGGGCGATCCCCTCGCGCAGGAGGTCGGTCCCTTCGTCGCGCACGGCGACGGTGCGGAAGATCTCCGGACGCGCCGCCGCGGTCGCCGGGGCGAGCGACATCACGTATTCGAGGTCGGTCTGCACCCGGTCCGCCCCCGGTCGGTCGGCCTTGTTGATCACGAACAGGTCGGCGATCTCGAGGATCCCCGCCTTGATCGCCTGGATGTCGTCCCCCATCCCCGGCACGAGCACCACGGCGACGACGTCCGCGGCGCGGGCGATCTCGATCTCGTCCTGTCCGACGCCGACGGTCTCCACGAGCACGGGGTCGTACCCCGCCGCGTCGAGCAGGTCGACGGCGTCGTTCGCCGCGCGCGAGAGCCCGCCGAGGTGACCGCGGCTGGCCATCGAGCGGATGAACACGCCGGGATCGGTCGCGTGCTCCTGCATCCTCACGCGGTCGCCGAGGATGGCGCCGCCCGAGTAGGCGCTCGAAGGATCGACCGCAAGGACGCCGACGCGATTCCCCTGCTTGCGGTACGACGCGACCAGGCGGTCGACGAGGCTCGATTTCCCCGCACCCGGGCTTCCGGTCACGCCGAGGACGGTCGCGCCCCCCGTCCGCGGGAAGGCGGCGCGCAGGACCTCCACGGCGCCCGGCGCGTGCTCCTCGACGAGGCTGATCGCCCGGGCGAGCGCCCGGACGTCCCCCGCAACGAGCCGGTCGACGATCTCCACGCGCTCAGACCCGGCTCAGCAGCTCGCGCGCGATCACCAGGCGCTGGATCTCGCTCGTCCCCTCGCCGATGGTGCACAGCTTCATGTCGCGGAAGTACTTCTCCGCGGGGAAGTCCTTCACGTACCCGTAGCCGCCGAAGACCTGCAGCGCCTGGTCGACGACCTTCACGCCGATCTCGGAGGCGAAGAGCTTCGCCTGCGCGGACTCGAGGGTCGTCTTCATCCCCCGGTCCTTCATCCACGCGGCGCGGTACGTCAGGAGCGACGCCGCCTCGATCATCGCGGACATGTCGGCGAGCTTGATCTGGATCGCCTGGAACTCGGAGATCGGCCGCCCGAACTGACGCCGCTCCTTCGAGTACTTCAGCGCGGCGTCGAAGGCTCCGCGCGCCATCCCCAGGGCGAGGGCGGCGATCGAGATGCGCCCGCCGTCGAGGATCTGCATCGCGTTCACGAACCCCATCCCGCGGTCGCCGACGCGTTGCGCGTCGGGGATCCGGCAGTCCTCCATGATCACCTCGGCGGTGTCGGAGGCGCGCAGGCCCATCTTGTTCTCCTTCTTGCCCGCGCGGAATCCCGGCGTTCCCTTCTCGATCGCGAAGGCCGAGATCCCCTTCTTCTGGTTCTCGGGATCGGTCACCGCGAATACGACCGCGAGGTCGCCGACCGAACCGTGCGTCGTGAAGGTCTTGGAGCCGTTGAGGATCCAGTCCCCTCCGATTTGCCTGGCGGTCGTGCGCGTCCCCGCCGCGTCCGAGCCGGCGGTCGGCTCGGTCAGGCTCCAGGCGCCGATCCACTCCCCCGAGCACAACTTCGGGAGGTAGCGCGCCTTCATCTCGGCGCTCCCGAACTGGTAGAGATGGTTCGTGCAGAGGGAGTTGTGCGCCGCGACCGAGATGCCGATGGAGCCGTCGACCCGGCTGAGCTCCTCGACGATCGCGACGTATTCGACGTAGCCCATGCCGGCGCCGCCGTACTCCTCGGGGAAGATCGCGCCGAGACAGCCGAGCTCACCGGTGCGCCGCAGGATCTCCCGGGGGAACTCCTGGCTTTCGTCGAACCTCATGACGTGCGGCGCGATCTCGGCTTGCGCGAACTCGCGGATCGTGCGGCGCAGCAGGTCCTGCTCTTCGGTGAAGGCGAAATCCACGGGAAACCCCCCGGTGAAAGGCCCGGATTATAACGCCCGCAGCGCCGAGAGCGCCCGCTCGATCCCGGCGTCGTCGACGTCGAGGTGGGTCACGAACCGGACCCGTCCCGGCCCCATCCCGCCGGCGAGGACTCCCTCGCGCTCGAGGAGGTCGAGGGCCTGCTCCACCGTCCTCGGGGGCACGACCTCCGCGATCACGATGTTGGTCGCGACCGACTCGGGGTCGATCCGGAACGCCGGGTGGGAGGCGAGAGCGATCGCCAGGCGCTTGGCGCGGGCGTGATCCTCCTCCAGGCGCTCGACGTGGTGCTCGAGGGCGTGGAGCCCTCCCGCGGCGAGGATCCCCGCCTGGCGCATCCCGCCTCCGAGGCGCTTGCGGACGATCCGGGCCTCCCGCATGCGGTCCCGGGAGCCGCAGAGCACCGAGCCGACCGGAGCGCCCAGCCCCTTGGAGAGGCAGAACATCACCGTGTCGAACCCCGCCGCGAGCTCGCGGGCGGAGGAGCGCAGCGCCGCCGCCGCGTTGAAGATCCGCGCGCCGTCGAGATGGGCGACGAGCCCGCACGCCGAGGCCGACCGCAGGATCGCGTCCTTCGTGGCGACGGAGGTGACGGTCCCCCCCGCGTGATTGTGGGTGTTCTCGACCACGACCATCGACACCCGGGAGTGGTAGTAGGGCTTGGAGCGTCCCGCCTGCTCCACCTCGTCGGGGTCGAGGACCCCCGCCTTCCCGTGGAGGATGCGCGGCATCGCCCCGGTCCAGGCCGCCATCGCGCCGAGCTCGTAGTTGTAGACGTGGGAGTCCGCCTCGACGAGGACCTCGGTGCCGGGTTGCGCCCCGAGGTGGATCGCGATCTGGTTCCCCATCGTGCCGCTGGGGACGAACAACGCCGCCTCGGTTCCGAGGGTCGCCGCGGCGCGCTCCTCGAGCGCCCGGACCGTGGGGTCCTCGCCGTACACGTCGTCGCCGACGACGGCGTCCGCCATCGCCTGGCGCATCGCCGGGGTGGGGCGGGTCACGGTGTCCGATCGGAGGTCCACGGGAACGCCGTTCATGTCAGAAGCTCCGCGAACAGCTCGTTCGATCGCAATCGGCCGGCGGCGGTGAGCCGGACCCGGCCCCCCTCGACGACCGTCAGGCCCGCATCATGGGCACGCGCGAAGGCTTCCCGCCAGCGCACGCGCGGATCGATCGCATAACGGCGCGAAAGGAGATCGAGGTCGACCCCCTCCACGACGCGCAGCCCCAGGAACAGCGCCTCCTGCAGGCGCCGCTCGGGGTCGAACGGCTCCTCCTCCGCGAGCGGGTCCCGGCCGGAGAGCACGTCCTCGACGTAGCCGTCGAGGTCGCGCCGGTTGGAGCGCCGCGCACCGTCGACGTATTCGTGGGCCCCGTTCCCGAAACCGGCGTAGGGGGCGTCGGTCCAGTACTTGAGGTTGTGCCGGGAGCGGCGCCCGCCGCGCGCGAAGTTCGAGATCTCGTAGAGCGCGAACCCCTCGCGCTCGAGGGCGCGCACGGTCGCTTCGTAGAGCGCTCCCTGGTCGTCGTCCCCGGCGACGGCCGTGCGTCCCGCGCGGACCGAGCGGGCGAGCGGCGTGTCCTTGTCGGTCTCGAGGAGGTAGACGGAGACGTGGTCGGGGCCGAAGGCCGCGCACCGGCGCACCGTCTCGGGCCATCGCGCGAGCGCTTCCCCGGGGAGCCCCGCGATCAGATCGAGCGAGACGTCGGGGAAGCCGGCGGCGCGGGCGTCGCGCACCGCCCGCTCCGCCTCGCGGGAGTCGTGCGCGCGTCCCACCCGCTTCAGGACCGCGTCGTCGAGCGACTGCACGCCGACGCTGATCCGCGTGACCCCGAGGTCGCGGTATCCCCGCAGCCGGTCGGCGGTGAGGCTCTCCGGATTCCCCTCGAGGGTGATCTCGGCGCGGGCGTCGAGGTCGAATCGCGCGCGCAAGGCGTCGAGCAGGCGCGCCAGCTGATCCGGGGTCATCCTCGACGGCGTTCCGCCGCCGAGGAAGACGGTGTCGGCGTCGCGGGGAAGGTGCGGCCGGCTCCCCCGGATCTCGCGGTCGAGCGCCCGAAGGTACCGCTCGATCCGATCGTCGCGCCCGGCGACCGTCGGGAAGTCGCAATACGAGCACCGGATCGAGCAGAACGGGAAGTGGACGTAGACCCCCAGCTTCGCCGGGCGGTCTTCAGATGCGGCCGATCGCATCGCCGGGCACCCAACCCCTCAGACCGTCCGGGAGGCCGACCTCGACCCAGCGATCCCGCTCCCCCTCCACCTCGAGGATCGTCCCCTCGTGCACGGTGAACACCGTCGGCTGGTTCTCCCCGGGACCGGCGACCACCTCGAGCGCGGGGAGGAGGACGACGGCCCGCGGCGTGCCGTCCAGGCGCGCGCTCGTCGTCCAGAAGGACAACGCCGCGACCCCCGTCGCGAAGCCGATCGCGGCGAGCGTCCACCCGGTGGCCGGGGTGAACCCTTGCGCGCGGGCCGCGCCCCACACGACGGTCGCCGCGAGGGTCCAGACGAGGAGCACGAGGATCGCGTATTGCCCGTCGACTCCCAGACGGTCCTGCGCGCGACGCAGCCACCCGAGCGGCCCCTCGCCCCGCTCCTCCTCGACGCGGTCCCGGGTCTGCGAGCGCGCGAGGGCGAGGTTCGTCGCGACGTCGCGGTCGGCGGGGGCCAGGCGCCGCGCGCGTTCCCAGCGCCAGATCGCCTCGCCGAGACGCTCCTGCTTGTAGGCGGCGTTCCCGAGGTTGTATTCGACGCGGGGGTCGTGGACGCCCGCGTCCGCCAGGGCGCGCCAGGCGGTCTCCGCCTCGGCCCAGCGCCCGTCGCGATACGCGGCGACCCCCTGCTCGAACCGCGCCTCGAGGTCGGCACCGGAGAGGGTCGCGGCGATGAGGACGACGGCGGCGATCATCGCAGCCCCTCCAGGGTGAGGAGCACCTCGCGCGCCTGCGCGAGCAGCTCGCGCCGCCGCGCGGGATCGTCGGCGCCGGGGGCGAACCGCGCGAAGTCCGACGCTTCGAGGACGGCGCGCACGCGGGAGCGCAGGGCCTCGTCCCCGCCGCGCGCCGCGAGCCACCGGTCGACCTCGTCGTGCGTGAGCCCCGCCGCCGAGCGATCGGAGCGATCGGCGACGTAGTCGAGGAGGCTCCCCGCGAGCGCCGCGTGGAACCCCGCCGCGCCGAGGGCGCGTTCGGCCGCGTCGAGCCCGCGCCGCGCGCGCTTGCCCGCGCGCATCGCGCGGGCCGTCGCGCGGTGGCCGAGGCGGATCGCGCGCCGGCGCCCCCAGATCGCGAGGACCGGCGCGGCGAGGAGCGGCAGCGCGAACAGGAGCCGACCCGCCGGCCGCTCGTGCCAGCGCCGCGCATCGGTGCGGAAGCCCCCGCCGTCCATCCGCACGAAGGCGATCTCGTTGCGCTGCGCGCGCACCTCGCCGCGTGCGAAGGGGGCCTCGGGGGCGCTGCCGCGGCGGACGACGAGCGGGGAGGTGGACCCCTGCGCCACCGCGTAGGCGCCCTTCCGGAAATCGAAATACGGGAAGCGCACGTCGACCGGTGCGAGGGTGCCGGGGGCCAGGGGGACGACGACCCACTCCCAGGTCCGCCTGGACCGGAGGCGACCGTCGCGGACCTTCGACTCGTCCTCCGTCTTGGGGTCGAAGACCTTCAGGTCGCGAGGGAAGTCCAGCCGCGGCGCCGCCACCCCCTGGAGCGAGCCCTCCCCCTCGACCGTCGCGCGGATCACGATCGCCTGGTTGGTCTCCGCTTCCGAGCGGTCGGTGGTGACCTGCATCGCGTAGACGCCGACCGCCCCGCCGAACCCCTCGGGCTTGCCCTCCTCCGGGAGCGGGCGTACCTGCAGCCGCACCGGCGAGGTCTTGCGCACGACCGTCTGCACCCTGGGCCGGAAGAAGTCCTCGAAGGGATCGGCGGTGCGCCGGCGCGCGGGGACCGCGAGCTCGGCGGTGAACGGCTCGATCGTCTGCGTTCCCGCGGCGGTGGGCACCAGGACGCGCCGGTCGATCGGCTGGGCCACGTAAGTCCGCCCCTCGATCTCGACGCGGCGACGCTCGGCCTGGGCGTCGACCTCCTCCTCCTCGGACCAGAATCCCGACAGCGGCGGCGGGGTCCACCGCGCGTCCACCACCTGCACGCCCATGTAGAGCATCGCCTCGAGAGAGATCGGCTCCCCGAGCCAGGCGGTGGTGGTTCCCAGCGACGCCCGGACGAAGACGTCCGCGTCGTCCGCGGTCGCAGGCGCGGGAGATCCCCTGCCCTGCGGCCCGGTCGGCCCGGATCCCACCTCGAAGCGGATCTCCTTCGTGCGGAGCGCCGTCCCCTCCAGGTTCAGCTCGATCGGAGGGATCCTCGCGGGGCCCGCTCCCTTCGCCCGCAGGATCCAGGTCAACGTGAGCGCGGCGGTCTGGCGCGCCCCTGCGCCGTCGAACACGAACGACCGCTGCGACGAGGTGGACGGCCCCGACACCACCTCGAGGTTCTGGAGAAGGGGAAGGCGCGGCGCGCGGACTTCGGGGATCGAGGAGCCTTCGATCCGCACCGACAGCTCGATCGGGGTCGTGTCGGTCGCCCCGCGGGCGGGGCTCACCCCCGCCTCCACGCGGAATCGCTCCTCGCCGCGGGCGGAGGCGACCACGACGAGCGCGGCGAGCGCGGCGAGCGCGAGAAGCCGTCTCACCAGTCCTTCTCCGGTGTCCCGGATCCGACGACGACCTCGCGTCCCTTGTCCTTCTTCTTGCGCTGGTTCTGGCGCTCGATTTCGGCGAGGCGGTCGAGCAGTTGCTCGGCCTGCGACGGGCTCATGTCCCCGGGACGCGGCTTGGGTTGCGGGCGCGGGTCCGGCTTCTCGTCGTCCCCCGGTTTCGGCTCGCTCCCCTGCGAGGGCTTGGGCTCGGGCTTGTCCTTCGATTCGCCGCCCTGCTGAGGCTGTTGCTCTTGGTCCTGCCGAGGCGGTTGCTGCTGTTCCTGTTTTTGCTGCTGCTGCTCTTGTTTTTGTTTCTGCACCTGGAGCGCGCGCTGCGCGAGCTCGAGGTTGCGCTTGCTCTCGAGGTCTTTCGGCTCGACCTGGAGCGCGCGGCGGTAGGCGCGCACGGCGTCCTCGTAACGCTCCTGGCGGAACAGGGCGTTGCCGAGGTTGTGCGCGGCGCGCGGCAGAAGCGAGGACCCGGCCTGACGCAGCGCCTTCTCGTACAGCTCCGCCGCCTGCGCGACGTCGTCCTCGCGGAACGCCACGTTGCCGAGGTTGTACGGCAGCTCCGGCGCGTTCGGTGCCGCCTGCGCGGCCGCGTCGTAGGCCTCGCGGGCCGCCTTCCAGTCCTTCGCCTCGTACTTCGCGTTCCCCTTCTCGGTGTCGCGGTGCGCGGCCCCGCCGAGAAGCTGCGAGACCGCGGAGGCGATCACGAACAACACCACCGTCCTCATGCGGCGCTCCTCCGCCGGCGCTCCGCCACGAACGCCTCCGCGAACAGCGCCGCGACCGCGACCGCCAGGGGGATCGCGAAGCGCTCCGTGTACCGCGTGCGCAGCACCGTTCCCGTCTCCTCGCCTTCCATCGCCCCGAGGTCGCGCGCGATCGCGTCGAGCTCGACCTCCCCCGCCGTCGCGGTGTAGTACTTCCCGCCGGTCGCGTCCGCGAGCCGGGCGAGCGACGGGGCGTCGAGACGCGTGGTCACCACGCGACCGTCGCGGTCCTTTTTCCACTCCCCGGGGCCGCCGTACGGGATCGGCGCCCCCTGCTCGGTTCCGACGCCGATCGCCCACACCTTCGCGCCGGCCTTGCGGGCGACGTCGATGGCTTCCTCGAGCCCCCCTTCGTGGTCCTCCCCGTCGCTGAAGACGAGGATGGCCCGGCCGCGCGCCTCCCCCGACTCGGAGGTCGCGAACGCCCGGACCGCGGCGCGGATCCCTTCGGCGAGGGCGGTGCCGGGGACCGAGACCGCCTCCGGATCGAGCGCGTCGAGGAACAGCCGCACCGCCTCGTGGTCCACGGTCAGCGGGGCGACGAGGCTCGCCCTTCCGGCGAAGCTCACGAGGGCGAGACGATCGCCGACGAGCTTGTCGATCAGGGTCCCGGCGGCGTGCCGCGCGAGCCCGAGGCGGTCCGGAGGCACGTCCCCCGCCGCCATGCTCAGGGACGTGTCGACGACGAAGGCGACGTCCACCCCCTTCCGGGTCACCGCGTCGACCCCCGTCCCCCACTGGGGCCGCGCGAGGGCGACGACCCCCGAGACGATCGCGAGCAGGAGCAGCAGGGCCTTCGCCGCGCGGCGGTGGGTGCTCGCCTCCCCCGCGAACCGCGCCGCGGCCTCGGGATCGGCGGCGAATCGGGCGAGCCGCCGCCGGGCCCGCCACGACGACGCGACCCACAACGAAACGACCACGGGAACCGCCAGCAGCCACGCCAACATCTCCGGTGCCGCGAAACGCATCAGGGGATCCTCCGGAGCCGCGTGGCGAGAAGCAGGATCTCCGCGAAACACAACGCCCCGGCCCACGCCAGGAAGACGCCGAACCGCTCGGTCCACGCGACCCGGATCCGGCTCTCGAACTCCGTCTTCTCGAGGGCGTCGATGCGGCGGAACGCCTCCTCGAGCCCCTGCGGGTCGGTGGCCCGGAAGTAGAGGCCTCCGGTGTCCTCCGCGATCGCGCGGAGCAGGCGCTCGTCGAGCTCCTGGCGCTGCCAGACCAGGCGCTTGCCGAACGGGGTATCGATCGAGCATCGCACCTCGCCGCGCGATCCGACGCCGATCGTGTACACGCGCACCCCGAGCGCCTTCGCCGCGGAGGCCGCGGCCTCGGGCCCCACCTGCCCCTGGTTGTTGATGCCGTCGGTCAGGAGGACGGCGACGCGGCTTTTCGCCTTCGACGTCCGCAGGCGCTGGACCGCCGAAGCGAGCCCCATCCCGATCGCCGTCCCCGACTCGTCGTCGGCGGCGAAGTCGAGCCCCCGGACCGCCTCGAGCAACATCTCGTGGTCGAGGGTCAGCGGGCAGCGCACCCCCGCGACGCTGGCGAAGGCCACGAGCCCGAGACGGTCCCCCGGGCGTCCCTCGACGAACCGGACGAGCGCCTCGCGGGCCACGCCGAGCCGGTCCCGGGGAGGCTCGTCCATGCAGCGCATCGACCCGGAGAGGTCGATCGCGACGACGATGTCGACCCCCAGCGACGAGATGTTCTCGACGGCGTTCCCCCACTGCGGCCGCGCGAGGGCGATGACGGCGAGGGCGATCGCCGCCCCGCGAAGCCACGGGAGCGCGGCGTCCACGGTCGGCCAGAACCCGCCGACGCCGGCGAGCGCGGCGGCGTCGGGGATCGGCAGGCGCGGCCGTCCCCGTCGCCTCGCGCGGAGCAGCCACACCGTCGCCGCCGCCGCGAGGGGGAGCGCCGCGAGCCAATAGGGTTGGGCGAAGCGGAACATCAGGCCGCTCCCTCCTCGCGGGCCTTGGTCGCGTCGACGATCGCGTACGCGGAGTCGACGCAGGCGCGGCAGGCGTCGAGCCCCGCGGGGGCGCGCGCGAACTTCGCGAGATCGGCGCGGTCGAGGATCTCCCGCACGCGACGCGCGACGTCGGGGTCGCTTCCGGCCTGCGCGAGCAGCGGCGCCACCTCCCCGGTCGTCCGCTCGAGGAGGTCCACCCGCAGGCGCGCGGAGAGGTAGGTCTTGACGATGCGCGCGAGCCCCTCGAAGAAGACGTCCTCGCGCGCGGGGTTCTCGCGGTGCGCGTCGAGGAGCTTTCTCAGCTCCTCGTACGCCCACACGTGCGGCGGGAGGCGGCGGAACGGATCGGTGGGAGCCTGCACGCGAGCCAGGCGCGGAGCGAGGCGTCGCCAGAGCAGGTACAGGGCGGCCGCGGCGACGAGGAGGCCGGCGAGGATGAAGGCGGCGAGCTTCGCAGGTCCCCAGTCGGGGGCGATCGCCGCGGGGGGCTTCAGGTCGGCGATCTCGGGGGAGGCTCCGGGGGCGCGATCCTTCTCGGGAAGCACGCTCGCGATCTCGAGCGCGACCGGCGCGGTGGCGACGGCGCGACGTTCGCTCCCCTCGACGACGGCCAGGTCGATCGCCGGAACCTCGACCTTCCCGGTCGTGTAGGCCGCGATCGTGCCGGTCCAGACCGCCTTCCCCCCGACGGTCGGCGCCCACGTCCCGCCGAGGACGGTCACGTTCTCGCCGAGGTCGGGGCCGACCGGGGCTCGCTCCACCTCGGACCCGGGGTCGAGGGTCACCGTGATCGTCGCCCGGAGCGGATCGCCGACGGTCGCCTCCCTGGGCGTGACGTCCAGGACCGCGGTCGCGGCGAGGAGGACGGCGGCGAGCATCTACGCCCTCGCCGCGCGCCGGGCGCGCTCGCGGAAGAAACGGACGAGCGGCCGCTCCACCGGCTCCGCCGTCGAGAGCTCGAGGACGTCCACCCCGGTGCGGGCGAGCGCCTCGCGGGAGGCGCGCTTGCGCCCCGCGGCCCGCGCGGCGTAGGCGGCGCGCACGCGGGAGCTCCCGGTGTCGAGCAGGAGCGGCGTTCCGGTCTCGGGGTCCTCCACGGCGAGCAGCCCCACGTCGGGGAGGGCGAGCTCGCGGGGATCGTCCACCGCGATCGCCACGACGTCGTGTTTGCGCGCGACCACCCGGAGCGTGCGCTCGAACTCGGGGTCCTGGAAATCCGACAGGAGGAAGACGACCGCGCGCTTGGTCACCGCGCGCCGGAGGGTGTCGAGGGCGGAGGCGATCGACGTCCCGCGCCCCTTCGGCTCGAAGGCGAGGAGGTCGCGCAGGACGCGAAGCCCGTGCTCGCGCCCCTTGCGCGGCGGGACGAAGGTCTCGACCCGGTCGGTGAACAGCAGGAGGCCGACGCGGTCGTTGTTGCGGATCGCCGAGAAGGCGACGAGGGCGCCGATCTCCGCCGCGACCCGGAGCTTGGTGGAGGGCCCCGTGCCGAACCGCTCCGAGCCCGAGGCGTCGACGGCGAGGACGACGGTGAGCTCCCGCTCCTCCGAGAACTTCTTGACGAACGGATGGCCCATGCGCGCCGAGACGTTCCAGTCGATCGTGCGCACGTCGTCCCCCGGCTCGTACTCGCGCACCTCGGCGAACTCCATTCCCCGCCCCTTGAAGACGGAGTGGTAGGAGCCCGCGAGGCTCTCCTCGACCAGGCGCCGGGTTCGGATCTCGAGGCGCCGGACGCGCCGAAGCAACTCTCTCGGGATCACGGGGTTCAGGGGACCTCGACGGCGTCGAAGACGCGCCGCACGACCTCGTCGGCGTTGACCGATTCGGCCTCCGCCTCGAACGAGAGGATGAGCCGGTGCCGCAACACGTCCGCCCCGATCGCCTTGACGTCCTCGGGGGTGGTGAAGCCGCGACCGCGCAGGAACGCGTGGGCGCGCGCGGCGGCGACGAGCGCCATCGTCGCGCGCGGGGAGGCGCCGTACTGGAGCAGCCCCTCGACGTCGAGCTTGAACTCCTTGGGACGGCGCGTGGCCTGGACGAGGCGCACGCAGTAGTCCTTGATGCGCTCGTCCACGTAGATCGCGTACATCGCCTCGCGCGCGCGCTCGATCGCCTCGAGGGTGGCGACCGGCCGGCTCGAGGGGGCGTGGGAACCGGTCATGCGGTCGAGGATCTGCCGCTCCTCCTCCGCCGAGGGGTAGTCGACCTTGAGCTTGAGCATGAACCGGTCGACCTGCGCCTCGGGGAGCGGGTAGGTCCCCTCCTGCTCGATCGGGTTCTGCGTGGCGAGGACGAGGAACGGCGCGGGGAGCGGGTGCGAGACGTCGCCGATCGTGACCTGCCCCTCCTGCATCGCCTCGAGCAGCGCCGACTGCACCTTCGCCGGCGCGCGGTTGATCTCGTCGGCGAGGACGAAGTGGGCGAACAGCGGACCCTTGCGCGCGGTGAACGTCCCGTCCTTCGGGCTGTAGATGAGGGTGCCGGTGAGGTCGGCCGGGAGGAGGTCCGGGGTGAACTGGATTCTCTGGAACGAGGCGTCGAGGGCCCCCGCGAAGGTCCGGACCGCGAGGGTCTTCGCCAGCCCCGGAACGCCCTCGAGCAGCAGGTGCCCCCGGGCGAGCAGGCCGATCGCCATCCGGTCGAGCAGGTACTTCTGGCCGACGATCACCCGCCTGACCTCGGCCAGGACCGCCTCGATCGACGCCGCCTCGCGTTGGACCCGTTCCTGGACCGCCTGGACCGACTCCACCATCTGGGACTCCTTACTCCTTGGACCCAAAGGACTTGGTGCGAACGCCGGATTGTAGCAACCGAGCCGCCCGAAGGAAAAATCCGACGGGTACGTAAGGTTGCCATCGGTGCGGACCCACCGCGAATCCCCGTCGCGATTCCCCGCCCCGGGGCCAGTGGCCTCACCCGCATCCCCAACCCATATTCGGTACGTCCGAAGGGGATCCAGAGTCGATGCAAAAGAAACTCGCCGCGTCGTTTCTCATCGTCGCCTGCCTGTACACGATCGTCGGGGTCGTCGTCCCGCGGGTCCACCCGGACCCGGTCTGGGGGACCGCGCTCGCGGTCAGTCTCGACCTCGCCATCGGCCTGGGCGCCGCCTGGCTCGTCTCCTGGCGCCTGACCCGCAGGATCCGGGAGGTCGCCCGCGCCTCGGAGGACCTGCGCGAGGGGAACCTCGCGGCACGCGTGGACACCCACGGGGACGACGAGGCCGCCGAGCTCGCGCGCGCCTTCGAGAGCATGCGCCAAGGGCTCGCGGGCGTCGTCGAGCGCGCCCGCGACGTCGCCTCGCGGGTTCACGGCTCCGCGCGCGAGCTCGCGACGACCGCGGAGGATCTCGACGCCCGCGCCGAGGCCGGTGCGGCCGGGGCCGCGGCGGCGGCGGGGGGGATCGTCGCCGTCTCCGAGCGGACGGGGGCCACCGCCGCCGCCCTCGACGCCTTCCGCGCCAAGGCCGACGCCATCGGCCGCGCGATCGCCTCGATCGCCGCCCTCTCGCAGCAAACCCACCTGCTCGCCATCAACGCGTCGATCGAGGCCGCCCGCGCCGGCGAGGACGCCGAAGGGTTCGCCGTCGTCGCCGAGGAGGTGCGCCACCTCGCCGACGACGTGAACCGCGTCGCGGGGGAGGTCGCCGCGCTCGCCGCCGAGCTCGGCGCGAACGCCGAAGCCCTGGGTTCGCGGATCCGCGAGAGCGCCGACGCCGCCACGCGCGCCCGCGCGCTCGTCGAGCGCGCCGAGGCGTCCTTCGACGGGATCTTCGACACGGTCCGGGGCACCGGCTCCGGAGGGCTCGCCCTCGCCGCTTCCGCGCGCGGCCTCGCGGAAGCCTCCGGCGAGCTCGAGCGGGCGATCGCCGTCTTCCGGACGGAACCCTCCGCTTGAGGGTGCTGACCTTCCTCGCCTCCGGGCGCGCGTGGGCGATCGACCCCCGCGAGGTCCTGGCGGTGCAGCCCGCGATCGGACTCGCCGCCGCCCCCGGCGCTCCGGAAGGGGTGCTCGGCATCGCGGCGTTCCGCGGCGACGT encodes the following:
- a CDS encoding methyl-accepting chemotaxis protein produces the protein MQKKLAASFLIVACLYTIVGVVVPRVHPDPVWGTALAVSLDLAIGLGAAWLVSWRLTRRIREVARASEDLREGNLAARVDTHGDDEAAELARAFESMRQGLAGVVERARDVASRVHGSARELATTAEDLDARAEAGAAGAAAAAGGIVAVSERTGATAAALDAFRAKADAIGRAIASIAALSQQTHLLAINASIEAARAGEDAEGFAVVAEEVRHLADDVNRVAGEVAALAAELGANAEALGSRIRESADAATRARALVERAEASFDGIFDTVRGTGSGGLALAASARGLAEASGELERAIAVFRTEPSA